The following proteins are co-located in the Rattus norvegicus strain BN/NHsdMcwi chromosome 19, GRCr8, whole genome shotgun sequence genome:
- the LOC134483209 gene encoding disks large homolog 5-like isoform X1 → MFSRLRKRFGRVNVDCGETRVKKSGLSSQSNDGQRQHFWGMLNAGRETSSPGTALSEKQAKKEKERLIKELQLITEERNDLRDRLRFLTERSMKNRPHFRPNPYYEDLERMEEAVMSILHNLEMENTEFHENNHKLKKEITFSRNLLSQLLMDNTCRKKLFPLKQESKEVHLDCALNQKYLVDFNKKDKDQQRPDPASSGLRKCKRAGIGHTAVRELPEE, encoded by the exons atgttttcccgtcttcgcaagcgttttgggagggtgaacgtcgattgtggagagactagagtgaagaagtctggcctttcgtctcaaagtaatgatggacaaagacagcacttctggggaatgttga acgctgggagagaaacatcatcccctggcactgccctaagcgagaagcaggccaagaaggaaaaggagaggctgattaaagagctgcagctcattaccgaggagagaaatgacctgagagatcgcctgaggtttctgacagagagatccatgaagaacag gccacacttcaggccaaatccatattatgaagacctggagagaatggaggaggcggtcatgtcaattctgcacaacttagagatggagaacactgagttccatgagaacaaccataagctgaagaaggagattaccttctctag aaacctgctcagccagctcctgatggacaacacatgtaggaagaagttgttcccactgaagcaggagagcaaggaggtacatcttgactgtgcactgaaccagaaatatttggttgacttcaacaagaaagataaagaccaacaacgtccagacccagcatcatctg gtctcagaaagtgcaagagagctggaattggacacacagcagtaagagagcttcctgaagaataa
- the LOC134483209 gene encoding uncharacterized protein LOC134483209 isoform X2: MKNRPHFRPNPYYEDLERMEEAVMSILHNLEMENTEFHENNHKLKKEITFSRNLLSQLLMDNTCRKKLFPLKQESKEVHLDCALNQKYLVDFNKKDKDQQRPDPASSGLRKCKRAGIGHTAVRELPEE, encoded by the exons atgaagaacag gccacacttcaggccaaatccatattatgaagacctggagagaatggaggaggcggtcatgtcaattctgcacaacttagagatggagaacactgagttccatgagaacaaccataagctgaagaaggagattaccttctctag aaacctgctcagccagctcctgatggacaacacatgtaggaagaagttgttcccactgaagcaggagagcaaggaggtacatcttgactgtgcactgaaccagaaatatttggttgacttcaacaagaaagataaagaccaacaacgtccagacccagcatcatctg gtctcagaaagtgcaagagagctggaattggacacacagcagtaagagagcttcctgaagaataa